In the Clostridium cellulovorans 743B genome, TCCGCCAGTAGTTATTTGATAGATAGAATTTTTTATTGGGAAATCATTAGTAGAAAAAGTTTTATCTATAAGACGGCGGCAATAATTGTGTTCATGACCTACAAACACTGCTGTTACTTTATACTCATCAAGAATGGACCATAAAGCATTACGATCAGCTGGACTACCATCTAAGCTTTCACCATAATGATGTCCTGTAGGGAAAGCAGGAACATGGAAAAATACAAAGTGATATTTTTTATCACTGCCAGCAAGGAGGTTTCTTAACCACTCTCGTTGCTCTGCTCTAATGGTATAGCTGTAGTTTTTAGCTGTTCTATCTGAGTTTAAAATGATAAAGCGAGTATTATCATAATCAACGTAGTAAACACTTCTTTGATAGCTTTGTAATTGTTCATTAGGAAGGTAAGGAAATGCATTACTAAAAGCAGCTTCATTGTTTTCATGACTTCCTAATACAGGATAGAGCATACTAAGAGGATAATATTCTTGAAAAATCCTTTTCCATTCCTCTAATTGTTCATTTACTTTAGAACCACCGTATACCATGTCTCCAACAAAAAATATTAAATTTGGTTGAAGTGACATCCCCTTAATATTAGAAAGTAGAGTACGGAGCATTGGAATGTTTATTGCTACAGAAGGTCTGCTGCTATCAGCTAATACTACAATACGAAAACTTGACTCCATATACATCACCTCCAATTATAGTTGAGTTCTTAAGAACTCTTCAGTTTTTGATATACCTTCCACTAGAGATACTTTAGGACTCCAGCCTAGAATTTTCTTACTATAACGAGAATCACATAACAATTTTTGAATTTCACTTTGTGGGTGAATGTGAGTTACATATTTAATAGTTCCTGTTTCACCAGCTATAGTCTTTGCTAGTTCTGTTATTGAAATGTCAACGCCACTACCAGCGTTTACTATTTTGCCATTTGTCTTTTCAGAATAGCCGGCTTCGACTACGAAATCAGCACAATCTGTTACATATAAAAAGTCTCTTGTCTGCTTACCATCGCCATATATAGCTAGTGGCTTATTCATTAGTTTTTTATCAATAAAGATTGAAATTACCCCGCCTTCACTATTTTGTTTTTGATAAGGACCATAGGTATTAAAAGGCCTAAGAACTGTTGTTGGAAGACCATAAGCATAGTAATAGGACAAGGCTAAATTTTCTCCAGCTAATTTAGCTGCTGCATATGGAGATGCTGGACAAGTAGGGTGACTCTCAGAAATACCTTCTATATTTAATGCTTTACTGTATACCATGCAAGTACTCATATATACAAATTTTGTGTTATTTATTTTGCACTGCTGTAGAACATTAAAGGTTCCTATTACATCATTTTCAAAAGTTGTTTTTGGGTCATCTATACTATCTTGGACATTAATCGAAGCTGCAAGATGATAGCATATATCAAATTTATTTATAAAAAGAGTTTCAAGAAGATTGGTATCCATAATACTTCCTTCTATGAAGGTAATGTTAGGATAATTAAACTGCAAATCTTTTATATTATCTATTGAACTATTGGCAAGGTTATCTAGTATCCAGATATTATGGTTATCCTCAGTAAGACGTTTAACTACCCACCTTCCTATAAACCCTGCACCTCCAGTTACAAGTATATTCATATTATCCCACCTTTATATTAATTGGCTTTTAATAAGAAAAGCTAAAAGTTCATCTTTTGTAAGATGAACATCATTATCAGATGATATTTCTCCTAATACTGGTTTACCTTTTGATAAATTAAAAATATTTTGTCTATCTGAGATAATTGTAGGAAGTATAGAGTAATATTCATCAAATTCAAATGCTCTTTCTGCTTCGTGAGTTGTAACAAGTTCCTCAAAAAGTTTTTCAGAGGCTTGTTTTTTTGTGATTTTTATTCCAATATTTTTTGGATCTTTTGAGTATTTTGGAGCTAAGTACTCTATTAATACTTCAGCAAGATCAACTATTTTAATGCTTGGCATTTTTTTTATTATTATTTCTCCGCCTATAGCTATTTCACTGCTTTTTATTAAAAGTTCCACTGCATCATCAATTGTACATATAAATCTAGTCATAGCTGGATGGGTAACAGTTAGAAAATTTTGTTTTTGTATTTGTTTTTTAAATAAATCGAGGACACAGCCTCTAGAACCAAATACATTTCCAAAGCGAACCGTTGTAAAAATTGTTGAATTTCCCATAAGGTAATTAGCTTGAGATATAAGCCTCTCGCTGTAGAGTTTTCCAATACCCATTACGGTAGTAGGATTGGCAGCCTTAT is a window encoding:
- a CDS encoding GDP-mannose 4,6-dehydratase, which encodes MNILVTGGAGFIGRWVVKRLTEDNHNIWILDNLANSSIDNIKDLQFNYPNITFIEGSIMDTNLLETLFINKFDICYHLAASINVQDSIDDPKTTFENDVIGTFNVLQQCKINNTKFVYMSTCMVYSKALNIEGISESHPTCPASPYAAAKLAGENLALSYYYAYGLPTTVLRPFNTYGPYQKQNSEGGVISIFIDKKLMNKPLAIYGDGKQTRDFLYVTDCADFVVEAGYSEKTNGKIVNAGSGVDISITELAKTIAGETGTIKYVTHIHPQSEIQKLLCDSRYSKKILGWSPKVSLVEGISKTEEFLRTQL
- a CDS encoding polysaccharide biosynthesis protein, with amino-acid sequence MWLSDKKILITGGTGTIGKALLNRLLLYDINHIYIFSRDEQKQESDLYYFKQNPKVSFIIGDIRNYDSINSALRGVDIVFHTAAMKIVGICENNPYESLTTNVIGTENIIKSATLNNVEKVIFTSSDKAANPTTVMGIGKLYSERLISQANYLMGNSTIFTTVRFGNVFGSRGCVLDLFKKQIQKQNFLTVTHPAMTRFICTIDDAVELLIKSSEIAIGGEIIIKKMPSIKIVDLAEVLIEYLAPKYSKDPKNIGIKITKKQASEKLFEELVTTHEAERAFEFDEYYSILPTIISDRQNIFNLSKGKPVLGEISSDNDVHLTKDELLAFLIKSQLI